A single Lolium perenne isolate Kyuss_39 chromosome 6, Kyuss_2.0, whole genome shotgun sequence DNA region contains:
- the LOC139832448 gene encoding uncharacterized protein: MVVECQEEGKDQLTQRPVYYISEALIESKQRYPHYQKLVYAVLRAQQRLAPYFHEHPIKVVSSTPLADIIRNHDATGRIAKWAVELGVHNITYESRHAIKSQALADFLADWEEAQQPNSPADLKHWTLHFDGSKNLEGAGAGVVLTSPKGDIVRYILQLRFEPCTNNMAGYEALLHGMRVAKEMGATRLRCLGDSDLVASQTSGTCDATDANMIAYKRAVDQASASFAGHVVEWVDRCKNEEADALARLGSKRLPPPPDVFLDILSHSSVRAPREIDIAEPPAPDSALVALASDTDDWTTPYLGYLQRQALPMDERKHAHSYAIRCVTADEGRKILRDIHAGDCGHHAGARSIVAKAFRHGFYWPTALEDAVDLVRACAGCQRYASQPHMPGSALKTIPLTWPFAVWGMDMVGKFKTAPGGYTHLLVAVDKIHQVGGGKTHQEVRW; this comes from the exons ATGGTTGTTGAGTGCCAGGAGGAGGGGAAAGACCAGCTAACACAACGCccagtctactacatcagcgaggccTTAATCGAGTCAAAGCAGCGGTACCCGCATTACCAAAAACTGGTATACGCAGTGCTCAGGGCCCAACAGCgactggccccttacttccacgagcatCCCATCAAGGTGGTCTCTTCAAcgccactcgccgacatcatccgcaaccACGATGCAACCGGTCGGATCGCCAAATGGGCAGTCgaactcggcgtccacaacatcacgtACGAGTCACGCCATGCCATCAAATCCCAAGcgctcgccgacttcctcgccgactgggaGGAGGCCCAGCAGCCGAACTCTCCCGCAGACCTCAAGCATTGGAcattgcacttcgacggctccaaaaacctcgaaggagcaggagcaggggTCGTCCTCACTTCGCCCAAAGGCGACATCGTGAGATACATCCTGCAACTCCGattcgagccctgcaccaacaacatggccgggTATGAGGCGCTACTCCACGGCATGCGCGTCGCAAAGGAGATGGGTGCAACACGACTGCGTTGTCTCGGCGACTCCGACCTCGTCGCCAGCCAGACatccggcacctgcgacgccaccgacgccaacatgatcgcctacAAGCGAGCAGTCGACCAGGCCAGCGCTAGCTTCGCCGGTCACGTCGTCGAGTGGGTCGACAGATGCAAGAACGAAGAGGCGGATGCGCTGGCCAGGCTTGGCTCCAAGCGACTCCCGCCACCGCCCGACGTCTTCCTCGACATCCTCAGCCACTCGTCGGTGCGCGCGCCACGGGAGATCGACATCGCCGAACCACCGGCACCCGACTCCGCTCTAGTCGCACTCGCCTCCGACACCGACGACTGGACGACACCGTACCTAGGATACCTCCAGCGCCAAGCACTGCCGATGGATGAACGGAAGCACGCGCACTCGTACGCCAtt cggtgcgtcaccGCCGATGAAGGACGCAAAAtcctgcgcgacatccacgcaggcgactgcggccaccacgcaggagCGCGCTCGATCgtcgccaaagccttccggcacggcttctactggccaacagcccTCGAAGACGCAGTCGACCTCGTCCGCGCATGCGCTGGATGCCAGAGGTACGCAAGTCAACCGCACATGCCGGGCTCGGCGCTGAAGACTATACCCCTCACCTGGCCGTTCGCCGtttggggcatggacatggtgggaaaatttaAGACAGCCCCCGGCGGATACACTCATCTCCTGGTCGCTGTGGacaaaattcaccaagtgggtggaggcaaAACCCATCAAGAAGTGCGATGGTAA
- the LOC127310445 gene encoding uncharacterized protein, whose amino-acid sequence MADFCEDKGIRLDLTSVGHPESNGQAERENQSILHGITPRTTGFTPFFLVYGAEAIMPTDIAYDSPRVTNYAEEENERARQDDVDLLDEARDFALARTAIYQQGLRRYHSRRVRGRSFQEGDLVLRLIQDKKGPFAVSRALGNDSYYLTDVRKDDKGEPLTREVERPWNINILCRFYT is encoded by the exons ATGGCCGACTTCTGCGAAGAcaagggcatccgactcgacctcACGTCAGTCGGACACCCCGAGTCGAATGGGCAAGCAGAAAGAGAGAACCAGAGCATCCTCCATGGAATCACACCACG GACGACTGGCTTCACACCCTTCTTCCTCGTGTACGGCGCCGAAGCTAtcatgcccacggacatcgcctacgatTCGCCACGAGTCACcaactacgccgaagaagaaaACGAGCGCGCTCGACAAGATGACGTCGATCTCCTCGACGAAGCACGCGACTTCGCACTCGCCAGGACAGCCATCTACCAGCAAGGCCTCCGCCGCTATCACAGTCGCCGCGTCCGCGGCCGCTCCTTCCAAGAAGGCGACCTAGTCCTGCGGCTAATACAGgacaagaaag ggccattcgccgtcagccgcgCGCTCGGAAATGACTCCTACTACCTCACCGACGTTCGCAAGGATGACAAAGGCGAGCCACTCACCAGGGAAGTCgagcgcccctggaacatcaACATCCTTTGTCGGTTCTACACCTAG